The Solibacillus sp. FSL W7-1464 genome contains a region encoding:
- a CDS encoding Ger(x)C family spore germination protein: MTSLPLKIKVNLLLIVLGSVLLTGCAFKDIDKSVFVAMIALDVSDDEEKPYKVTLKLYEPTGSFTEATEPQYSYLSENGETLSEAIRIMESYSDKELEFGHSKLIVLGEELVKEDKNKEILDFLIRRPDIQMISWIAVGRPNAEDIIKMIPQGESAAYPELFNYFDSNGTTTPYIVTTHLFEFRRNIKEDGIDSVLPIIEINDEDQHFEINKSLLLALNKEPLELGSLNTSIYNMLSRSVKHANLLIKEDGDHFIANIDTVKSKYNVKVINPSEIQLNINISLYGSIAESHKPMINKNLPKYNEELKKESEEKFMAFITEMKKSGYDPLGFGIDYKAKVLHNRRMTVEEWKEAYKKAKVNLTVKPGIKSTGSIQ, translated from the coding sequence ATGACGAGTCTGCCACTGAAAATTAAAGTAAATTTACTGTTAATTGTATTAGGAAGTGTTCTATTAACCGGCTGCGCATTTAAAGACATTGATAAGAGTGTTTTTGTTGCAATGATCGCCCTGGACGTTTCCGATGATGAGGAAAAACCGTACAAAGTTACATTGAAGCTATATGAACCGACCGGATCTTTTACAGAGGCAACAGAACCTCAGTATTCCTATTTATCGGAGAATGGCGAAACGCTTTCAGAAGCGATTCGTATAATGGAATCCTATTCGGACAAGGAGCTTGAATTTGGACATTCAAAACTTATTGTCCTCGGTGAGGAATTGGTGAAGGAAGATAAAAACAAGGAAATTTTGGACTTTTTAATACGCAGACCTGATATACAGATGATTTCCTGGATAGCTGTCGGACGTCCTAATGCGGAAGATATTATTAAAATGATTCCGCAAGGGGAATCTGCCGCCTATCCTGAACTTTTTAATTACTTTGACAGTAATGGTACGACAACACCTTATATTGTAACGACCCACCTGTTTGAGTTCAGAAGAAATATTAAAGAAGACGGGATCGATAGTGTGCTGCCGATTATAGAAATAAATGATGAAGATCAGCATTTTGAAATTAATAAATCATTACTGCTTGCACTCAATAAAGAACCGCTCGAATTGGGTTCATTAAATACTTCGATTTATAATATGCTGTCCCGAAGTGTAAAACATGCGAATTTACTAATAAAGGAGGATGGAGATCATTTTATTGCCAATATCGATACGGTCAAATCAAAATATAATGTGAAAGTTATTAATCCTTCAGAAATCCAACTTAATATTAATATTAGTTTATACGGCTCGATAGCGGAATCACATAAACCAATGATAAATAAAAATCTTCCAAAGTATAATGAAGAACTGAAAAAAGAATCGGAAGAGAAATTTATGGCTTTTATTACGGAGATGAAAAAAAGCGGCTACGATCCTTTAGGTTTCGGCATCGATTACAAAGCGAAAGTATTACATAATCGGCGCATGACCGTTGAGGAATGGAAGGAAGCCTATAAAAAAGCTAAAGTCAACTTGACGGTGAAACCAGGAATTAAAAGTACAGGATCCATTCAGTGA
- a CDS encoding GerAB/ArcD/ProY family transporter has translation MSRFYYYLIIINMVANIIASVPAILLHYHNDGAVISMLLSIAAGVILVTLYTKFFLKYPGKTLPELLEKTTSKWFYLPFVFILAVLWFVAGLITLITFTFLLIRYLSPEMPIILICLTLIFAVIFGCILKTDRVLYTVEMIMIITSPLILFIFFKAYSSRSLNWDFVREAALYINQVPNWHSFSACFFLFLGAANLFIFNRYFTDKQKFGFKQIMFIVLISIGTLFTTYFIPIGFNGFEGINELVYPWISTTDSIRMDYFIIERVLFMFLLFYLGIAFLSILIHWHAAVEFLKFTFNLEKIKYKDKVIGIFLPLPIFVGISLYFVTVLTEYQLFQYSSYFYAGMVFIFPGIILLFTYINRRMKNDESATEN, from the coding sequence ATGAGCAGGTTTTATTACTATTTAATTATCATTAATATGGTTGCAAATATTATTGCTTCGGTACCAGCTATCCTTCTCCATTACCATAATGATGGTGCTGTCATTTCCATGCTTTTATCAATTGCTGCAGGTGTGATTCTTGTAACACTGTACACAAAATTTTTCCTTAAGTATCCAGGTAAAACATTACCGGAACTGCTGGAAAAGACTACTTCCAAATGGTTTTACTTGCCTTTCGTTTTTATACTTGCTGTCTTATGGTTTGTTGCAGGACTTATTACGCTAATAACATTTACATTCTTACTTATACGCTATTTAAGTCCTGAAATGCCGATTATTCTAATTTGCCTGACCCTTATATTTGCGGTGATTTTTGGCTGTATATTAAAAACAGACCGGGTATTGTACACCGTTGAGATGATTATGATTATCACAAGTCCTTTGATTCTTTTCATATTTTTTAAAGCATACAGCAGCAGAAGTTTAAATTGGGATTTTGTTAGGGAAGCGGCTTTATATATTAATCAAGTACCGAACTGGCATTCATTTTCTGCTTGCTTTTTTTTATTTTTGGGTGCTGCCAATCTGTTTATATTCAATCGATATTTTACGGATAAACAGAAATTTGGCTTTAAACAGATTATGTTTATCGTTCTAATATCGATTGGGACTTTATTTACAACGTATTTCATACCGATAGGGTTTAATGGATTTGAAGGTATTAATGAACTTGTCTATCCGTGGATTTCTACGACCGATTCGATCAGGATGGATTATTTTATTATTGAACGTGTGTTATTCATGTTTTTACTGTTTTATTTAGGGATTGCCTTTTTGAGCATACTCATTCACTGGCATGCGGCGGTAGAGTTTTTAAAATTTACATTTAATCTGGAAAAAATTAAATACAAAGATAAAGTGATCGGGATTTTTTTGCCTCTTCCAATTTTTGTTGGTATCTCTTTATACTTTGTAACCGTATTAACAGAGTATCAGCTTTTTCAGTATTCAAGTTATTTTTATGCTGGTATGGTGTTTATTTTTCCAGGGATAATCCTATTGTTTACTTACATTAACAGGAGGATGAAAAATGACGAGTCTGCCACTGAAAATTAA
- a CDS encoding spore germination protein: MSSEENIKWINEQFKDTNELTMKTLEDDDKKAELFYIKPLIDVELLQQIVIKPYFEMQSEMKYIRYLKALPQFQDSKSQEQLKTEVLNGNVVLFIQNKFYLLDLKCSFNDQTNSASVETTIHGSQLALSDNIATNINVIRSDYHQPTLYVEYSTIGQVNNHKMAIIYDKEKVNKNALKLITEKLQQVDKQVITSTVQLSNYINNKKYSLFPQLIMTERPDRIVYNLAGGKVIILVDGNPQALIAPVYFFDFMTSMEDNYHSFYISYFLKFLRYTGLFISLLLPGLYIGITSFAPEVFRTELALTIAGSRIGVPFSSFVEVLFMLFFMEMLLEASIRLPKTISATATTVGGLILGTAVTEASLASDIMVIIVSAVAISTFVIPINEMAFSIRVIRFFFILAATILGLAGLTLALYALIMYLVSIDSFGEPYLKFNEKKSSKAKAGEEA, encoded by the coding sequence ATGTCTTCAGAAGAGAACATTAAGTGGATTAATGAACAATTCAAAGATACAAATGAATTAACGATGAAGACGCTGGAAGATGATGATAAAAAAGCAGAGCTATTTTACATAAAGCCGCTTATCGATGTGGAATTGCTTCAACAAATTGTCATTAAACCTTATTTTGAGATGCAATCAGAAATGAAATACATTCGATATTTAAAAGCTTTGCCCCAATTTCAGGACAGCAAGTCGCAGGAGCAGCTGAAAACTGAAGTGCTGAACGGCAATGTAGTGCTTTTCATACAGAATAAATTTTATTTGCTGGATCTGAAATGTTCTTTCAATGATCAGACGAATTCAGCATCGGTTGAAACAACAATACACGGTTCACAGCTTGCACTAAGCGACAATATTGCGACCAATATTAATGTTATTCGATCCGATTATCATCAGCCGACGTTATATGTTGAATATTCCACGATAGGGCAAGTAAACAATCACAAAATGGCGATTATTTACGACAAAGAAAAAGTAAATAAAAATGCGCTGAAACTCATCACGGAAAAGTTGCAGCAAGTGGATAAGCAGGTCATTACATCCACGGTTCAACTAAGCAACTATATCAATAATAAAAAGTATTCGTTATTTCCACAGTTGATTATGACCGAACGTCCGGACCGGATCGTCTATAACTTGGCTGGAGGCAAAGTTATAATATTGGTGGATGGCAACCCTCAAGCACTGATTGCCCCTGTATATTTCTTCGATTTTATGACATCGATGGAGGATAATTACCATTCGTTTTATATATCGTATTTTCTTAAATTCCTTCGTTATACTGGGCTATTTATCAGTCTTCTTTTACCGGGTCTATATATCGGTATTACTTCATTCGCGCCGGAAGTGTTCAGGACAGAACTCGCTCTGACAATTGCAGGAAGCCGTATTGGGGTTCCGTTTTCTTCATTTGTGGAAGTACTGTTCATGCTGTTTTTTATGGAAATGCTGCTGGAAGCGAGTATACGACTGCCGAAAACTATCAGTGCAACGGCTACTACCGTTGGGGGGTTAATTTTGGGGACGGCTGTAACGGAAGCATCCCTTGCATCGGATATTATGGTTATTATAGTGTCGGCGGTGGCAATCTCAACTTTCGTTATTCCGATCAATGAAATGGCATTTTCCATTCGGGTAATTCGCTTTTTTTTCATCCTTGCGGCAACAATACTCGGCTTGGCAGGACTGACTTTAGCGCTTTATGCATTGATTATGTATTTAGTAAGTATCGACAGCTTCGGTGAACCGTATCTGAAATTTAATGAAAAGAAGTCAAGTAAAGCGAAGGCAGGGGAGGAAGCATGA
- the leuD gene encoding 3-isopropylmalate dehydratase small subunit: MKPINIVNSIYAPLDRKNVDTDQIISKEFLKRIERTGFGQFVFYHWRFDENGNPIEDFVLNKPEYKNAEILVAQDNFGCGSSREHAPWAILDYGFRVVIAPSFADIFHNNCFKNGILPIKLTESECDELLEKGLAEAQAIEVNLEQQTVTTGYGKTYSFEIDPYYKQMLLNGWDEISLTFQYDEQIAAYEKNRVAY, from the coding sequence ATGAAACCGATTAATATAGTAAATAGCATTTATGCACCACTTGATCGCAAAAATGTCGATACAGACCAGATCATTTCGAAAGAATTTTTAAAGCGCATCGAACGCACAGGATTCGGACAATTTGTATTTTATCACTGGCGTTTTGATGAAAACGGCAATCCGATCGAAGATTTCGTGTTAAATAAACCAGAATATAAAAATGCGGAAATTCTAGTTGCACAAGATAACTTTGGCTGTGGTTCATCCCGTGAACACGCACCATGGGCAATCCTTGATTACGGATTCCGGGTTGTCATCGCACCAAGCTTTGCAGATATTTTCCACAATAACTGCTTCAAAAACGGTATTTTACCGATTAAATTAACGGAAAGCGAATGTGACGAACTTTTAGAAAAAGGTTTGGCAGAAGCACAGGCAATTGAAGTTAATTTAGAACAGCAAACAGTTACGACAGGTTACGGAAAAACGTATTCGTTTGAAATCGATCCATACTATAAACAAATGTTATTAAATGGATGGGATGAAATTTCTCTTACATTCCAGTATGATGAGCAAATTGCAGCATACGAAAAAAACCGCGTAGCCTACTAA
- the leuC gene encoding 3-isopropylmalate dehydratase large subunit — translation MGKNIIEKVWEQHVVHREEGKPDLLYIDLHLIHEVTSPQAFEGLRLAGRKVRRTDLSFATMDHNVPTKNLPTINDPIAKKQIMTLAENAKEFGIELADIGHPDQGIVHVIGPELGLTQPGKTIVCGDSHTATHGAFGAIAFGIGTSEVEHVLSTQTLWQLKPPTMEIRVNGELGVGVTAKDIILAIIAKWGIGIGTGHIVEYTGEAIRKLSMEERMTICNMSIEAGAKAGLISPDETTVEFLRGRRHVPQGQTFEEAAKYWLSLASDADATYDVVLEIDAQEIEPIVTWGTNPAMGVGVSKTVPTAADYDNETDKSALNKALKYMDLQEGQKITDIEIQHVFIGSCTNSRINDLRAAADIVKGEKLAPGVKGIVVPGSWSTKRQAEEEGLHQIFLDAGFEWRESGCSACLGMNEDVIPAGERCASTSNRNFEGRQGAGARTHLVSPAMAAAAAIHGRFVDVRKLQKQEA, via the coding sequence ATGGGGAAAAATATTATTGAAAAAGTGTGGGAACAGCATGTCGTACATCGTGAAGAAGGAAAGCCGGACTTACTTTATATCGACCTGCATTTAATTCATGAAGTTACAAGTCCTCAAGCATTCGAAGGACTACGTCTGGCAGGACGGAAAGTACGTCGTACAGATCTATCGTTCGCAACAATGGATCATAACGTACCGACTAAAAATCTGCCGACGATCAACGATCCAATCGCAAAAAAACAAATTATGACACTTGCTGAAAATGCAAAAGAATTCGGTATCGAATTAGCGGATATCGGTCATCCGGATCAAGGGATCGTTCACGTTATCGGACCGGAGTTAGGTCTTACGCAACCTGGTAAAACAATCGTTTGCGGTGATTCACATACAGCAACTCACGGTGCATTCGGCGCAATCGCATTCGGAATCGGGACATCGGAGGTTGAACATGTACTTTCGACTCAAACATTATGGCAATTAAAGCCGCCAACAATGGAAATCCGTGTGAACGGTGAGTTGGGCGTTGGTGTTACAGCAAAAGATATTATTTTAGCAATTATTGCTAAATGGGGAATCGGTATCGGTACAGGACATATCGTGGAATACACAGGTGAAGCAATCCGCAAGCTTTCTATGGAAGAGCGTATGACAATCTGTAATATGTCAATTGAAGCAGGTGCAAAAGCAGGCCTGATTTCACCGGATGAAACGACAGTTGAATTTTTACGCGGTCGCCGTCATGTACCTCAAGGACAAACATTTGAGGAAGCGGCAAAATACTGGTTAAGTCTTGCTTCAGATGCAGATGCAACATATGATGTTGTCTTAGAAATTGATGCACAGGAAATTGAGCCGATTGTAACTTGGGGTACAAATCCAGCGATGGGTGTCGGCGTTTCGAAAACAGTACCTACTGCTGCGGATTATGACAATGAAACTGATAAATCCGCTTTAAACAAGGCACTGAAATATATGGATCTGCAGGAAGGCCAAAAAATTACGGATATTGAAATCCAGCATGTATTTATCGGATCTTGTACGAACTCCCGTATTAACGACTTACGTGCAGCCGCTGACATTGTAAAAGGCGAAAAGCTTGCACCGGGTGTTAAAGGGATTGTAGTTCCTGGTTCCTGGTCGACAAAACGCCAGGCAGAAGAAGAAGGTCTACATCAAATTTTCCTTGATGCCGGCTTTGAATGGCGCGAATCTGGCTGTTCTGCTTGCTTAGGGATGAATGAAGATGTTATTCCGGCGGGTGAACGTTGTGCTTCAACATCTAACCGTAACTTTGAAGGACGTCAAGGTGCAGGTGCACGCACACATCTTGTATCACCAGCGATGGCAGCAGCTGCTGCAATTCACGGACGTTTTGTCGATGTTCGTAAGCTACAAAAGCAGGAAGCATAA
- the leuB gene encoding 3-isopropylmalate dehydrogenase gives MEKKITVLPGDGIGPEVVASAVKVLQVIGKRFNHTFHLNYAAIGGAAIDQYNNPLPEETIAMCEASDAILLGAVGGPKWDNNPPALRPEKGLLKIRKHFDLFANLRPVKAFPSLLASSPLKREVAENVDLMIVRELTGGLYFGEPRKKTDAGAIDTCVYSREEIERIVENAFELARLRRGKLCSVDKANVLDTSRLWREIVEEKKKQYPDVETEHNLVDSVAMKLITNPGHYDVIVTENLFGDILSDEASVITGSLGVLPSASIRGDNFGLYEPVHGSAPEIAGQGVANPAATILSVAMMLQYSFGLKEEAAEIERAVAAVFEDGYYTADLAQEHTRTLSTEEWTEKVLNEIDASFVSDSIMISYN, from the coding sequence ATGGAAAAGAAAATTACAGTACTACCAGGTGACGGCATTGGTCCTGAAGTTGTTGCAAGTGCAGTAAAAGTATTACAAGTAATCGGGAAACGTTTTAACCATACATTTCATTTAAACTATGCGGCAATCGGCGGAGCTGCAATTGACCAGTATAATAATCCATTACCGGAAGAGACAATTGCGATGTGTGAAGCAAGTGATGCCATTTTATTAGGTGCAGTAGGTGGTCCGAAATGGGATAACAACCCGCCAGCATTGCGTCCGGAAAAAGGTTTATTAAAAATCCGCAAGCACTTTGATTTATTTGCGAATTTACGCCCTGTAAAAGCATTCCCAAGTTTACTTGCATCTTCTCCATTAAAGCGTGAAGTTGCGGAAAATGTAGACTTAATGATCGTCCGTGAATTAACAGGAGGGCTATACTTCGGAGAGCCACGTAAAAAAACAGATGCAGGTGCTATTGATACATGTGTGTATTCCCGTGAAGAAATCGAACGTATTGTTGAAAATGCATTCGAATTAGCACGTTTACGCCGTGGAAAACTTTGCTCGGTAGATAAAGCAAATGTACTGGATACATCCCGTTTATGGCGTGAAATTGTAGAAGAAAAGAAAAAGCAGTACCCAGATGTAGAAACAGAACACAACTTAGTTGACTCAGTGGCAATGAAATTGATTACAAACCCGGGTCATTATGATGTCATCGTTACAGAAAACTTATTCGGCGACATTTTAAGTGATGAAGCTTCTGTTATTACGGGTTCACTTGGTGTCTTACCTTCTGCATCAATTCGCGGTGATAATTTTGGACTTTATGAGCCTGTACATGGTTCGGCACCAGAAATTGCTGGCCAAGGTGTTGCAAATCCGGCAGCAACAATTCTTTCAGTAGCAATGATGCTTCAATATTCATTCGGCTTAAAAGAAGAAGCGGCAGAAATCGAACGTGCTGTTGCAGCCGTATTCGAAGATGGCTACTACACAGCCGATTTAGCTCAGGAACATACTCGTACATTATCGACTGAGGAATGGACAGAAAAAGTATTGAACGAAATCGATGCAAGCTTCGTATCAGACAGCATTATGATTTCATATAACTAA
- a CDS encoding 2-isopropylmalate synthase, with the protein MRKIDIFDTTLRDGEQSAGINLNTAEKVEIAKQLERLGVTIIEAGFPASSPGDLEAVSLIAKTVKNSIVTGLARAVKSDIDAVWEAIRHAEQPHVHTFIATSPIHMEYKLKKNPDQVIEQAVTAVKYAKEKFSLVEFSAEDGFRSDKEFLVRICQEVIKAGATTINIPDTVGYASPEEYGALFRYLRENVIGAEKIKFSAHCHDDLGMAVANSLAAIENGADQVECTINGLGERAGNAALEEIGVALHIRKDFYGVETGLNLKEIKRTSQMVSRLTNVVIQPNKAVVGKNAFAHESGIHQDGVLKNPETYEIISPALIGEDDIPLVLGKHSGRAAFRDRAETMGFQLSDEKLNKAFAEFKKLADRKKEVTEEDLTTILTEQQVSIEDVPLFELKSVQVQYGTENIPTATASVMTPEGELKTIASTGSGSVEAIFNTLEQLVGGKVNILDYRVQSVGKGRDALGEAVINMKYNGYTSTGRDSAQDVLEASAKAYLNAVNRQLIQKQIRDKQAITV; encoded by the coding sequence ATGAGGAAAATTGACATTTTTGATACAACATTGCGCGATGGAGAACAGTCGGCTGGCATTAACTTAAATACAGCAGAGAAAGTAGAAATCGCAAAACAACTAGAGCGTTTAGGTGTCACAATTATTGAGGCGGGATTCCCTGCCTCATCTCCAGGTGACTTGGAGGCGGTATCGTTAATCGCAAAAACGGTGAAAAATTCAATTGTCACAGGTTTAGCACGTGCTGTGAAAAGCGATATCGATGCAGTATGGGAAGCAATACGTCATGCTGAGCAGCCACATGTTCATACTTTTATCGCAACAAGCCCGATCCATATGGAATATAAGCTAAAGAAAAATCCGGATCAAGTAATCGAGCAAGCTGTTACTGCTGTAAAGTATGCCAAGGAAAAATTCTCGCTTGTAGAATTTTCTGCAGAAGATGGTTTCCGTTCAGACAAGGAATTTTTAGTTCGTATTTGCCAGGAAGTTATTAAAGCTGGTGCAACAACGATTAATATTCCAGATACGGTTGGTTACGCATCACCGGAAGAATACGGCGCTTTATTCCGTTATTTACGTGAAAACGTGATCGGTGCAGAAAAGATTAAATTCTCTGCACATTGTCATGACGATTTAGGAATGGCGGTTGCCAACTCATTGGCAGCGATCGAAAACGGTGCAGACCAAGTAGAATGTACGATTAACGGACTAGGTGAACGTGCAGGAAATGCCGCATTGGAAGAAATCGGTGTTGCCCTACATATTCGTAAAGACTTCTACGGTGTTGAAACGGGCTTGAACTTAAAAGAAATTAAACGTACATCACAGATGGTAAGCCGTTTAACAAACGTAGTCATTCAGCCGAACAAAGCGGTTGTCGGTAAAAATGCATTTGCGCATGAATCGGGTATTCACCAGGATGGTGTCCTGAAAAATCCGGAAACATACGAAATCATTTCACCGGCACTAATCGGTGAAGATGATATTCCATTAGTTTTAGGAAAGCATTCAGGTCGTGCCGCATTCCGTGACCGCGCAGAAACAATGGGCTTCCAGCTGTCGGATGAAAAACTGAACAAAGCTTTCGCTGAGTTTAAAAAATTGGCCGACCGCAAAAAAGAAGTGACTGAAGAAGATTTAACAACGATTTTGACTGAGCAGCAAGTTTCAATAGAAGATGTTCCGTTATTTGAACTGAAATCGGTGCAAGTCCAATACGGTACTGAAAATATACCTACAGCTACTGCATCAGTTATGACTCCTGAAGGTGAGTTGAAAACAATTGCCTCAACAGGATCAGGTTCAGTCGAAGCCATTTTTAATACACTTGAACAGCTAGTTGGAGGCAAAGTCAATATTTTGGACTACCGGGTACAATCAGTCGGTAAAGGACGCGATGCACTTGGAGAAGCGGTCATTAATATGAAATATAACGGCTATACATCAACAGGACGCGACTCCGCACAAGATGTGCTGGAAGCAAGCGCAAAAGCGTATCTAAATGCAGTGAACAGACAGCTTATCCAAAAGCAAATACGCGATAAACAGGCAATTACGGTTTAA
- the ilvC gene encoding ketol-acid reductoisomerase encodes MSKMYYENEINEQVLQGKKIAIIGYGSQGHAHALNLKESGFDVVVGIRPGKSYDAAKEDGVEVKSVAEAAAEADVIQILLPDERQKAVYEAEIAPHLTPGKALMFAHGFNVHFGQIQPPADVDVFLVAPKGPGHLVRRQFTEGAGVPGLFAIHQDATGQARDLALAYGKGIGSARGGLLETTFAEETVTDLFGEQAVLCGGTTELVKAGFETLVEAGYQPELAYFETLHELKLIVDLMFEGGMATMRYSISDTAEWGDYVSGPRIIDASVKARMKDVLTDIQDGTFAKRWIAENENGRPEYTKFKEAGANHQIEEVGEKLRAMMPFINQGKQKVTVK; translated from the coding sequence ATGTCAAAAATGTATTATGAAAACGAAATTAACGAGCAAGTATTACAAGGGAAAAAAATCGCGATCATCGGTTATGGTTCACAAGGCCATGCCCATGCGCTTAACTTAAAAGAATCAGGTTTTGATGTAGTAGTTGGTATCCGCCCAGGTAAATCATATGATGCAGCAAAAGAAGATGGCGTAGAAGTAAAATCTGTAGCAGAAGCTGCTGCAGAAGCGGATGTTATCCAAATCCTACTTCCGGATGAGCGTCAAAAAGCAGTATACGAAGCTGAAATCGCACCACATTTAACACCAGGTAAAGCGTTAATGTTCGCACACGGTTTCAACGTACACTTCGGTCAAATTCAACCACCTGCAGATGTAGACGTATTCCTAGTAGCTCCAAAAGGCCCAGGTCACTTAGTACGTCGCCAATTCACTGAAGGTGCTGGCGTACCAGGATTATTCGCAATCCACCAAGATGCGACTGGTCAAGCTCGTGATTTAGCTCTTGCATACGGTAAAGGAATCGGTTCAGCACGTGGCGGATTACTTGAAACTACATTTGCAGAAGAAACAGTTACTGACCTATTCGGTGAGCAAGCAGTACTTTGCGGTGGTACAACTGAACTTGTTAAAGCAGGTTTCGAAACATTAGTTGAAGCAGGTTACCAACCAGAATTAGCTTACTTTGAAACATTACACGAACTTAAATTAATCGTTGACCTAATGTTCGAAGGCGGTATGGCAACAATGCGCTACTCAATTTCTGATACAGCGGAGTGGGGAGACTATGTTTCAGGTCCACGTATTATCGACGCATCAGTAAAAGCGCGTATGAAAGATGTATTAACAGATATCCAGGACGGTACATTTGCGAAACGCTGGATCGCTGAAAACGAAAACGGTCGCCCTGAATATACAAAATTCAAAGAAGCTGGCGCAAACCACCAAATCGAAGAAGTTGGCGAAAAATTACGTGCTATGATGCCATTCATCAACCAAGGAAAACAAAAGGTTACAGTGAAATAA
- the ilvN gene encoding acetolactate synthase small subunit, whose protein sequence is MKRVLTVTVINQSGVLNRVTGLLMKRQFNIESITVGHTEQPNFSKMTFIVHVEDENKIEQLIKQLSKQIDVLKVNDITEKAIVLRELALIKVVSPPNLRLEMNAIVEPFRPQVVDTSKNVVTYEVVGHPEKIDAFIELLRPYGIKELTRTGATAAIREAQKIESPQLSILK, encoded by the coding sequence ATGAAGCGAGTGCTGACAGTAACAGTCATTAACCAAAGCGGCGTTTTGAACCGAGTGACTGGCTTATTAATGAAACGTCAATTCAATATTGAATCGATTACAGTAGGCCATACAGAGCAGCCGAATTTTTCGAAAATGACCTTCATCGTCCATGTTGAAGATGAAAATAAAATCGAACAATTGATCAAACAGCTTTCGAAGCAAATTGATGTATTAAAAGTAAACGATATTACAGAAAAAGCGATTGTCCTTCGAGAGCTGGCGCTGATAAAAGTAGTTTCACCGCCAAACTTGCGACTGGAGATGAATGCAATCGTTGAACCATTCCGCCCGCAGGTTGTCGATACATCAAAAAATGTCGTGACATATGAAGTAGTCGGTCACCCGGAAAAAATCGATGCATTTATCGAACTGCTCCGTCCATACGGCATTAAAGAGCTAACACGTACAGGTGCTACAGCAGCCATCCGTGAAGCGCAAAAAATCGAAAGCCCGCAATTATCGATTTTAAAATAG